A single genomic interval of Hevea brasiliensis isolate MT/VB/25A 57/8 chromosome 4, ASM3005281v1, whole genome shotgun sequence harbors:
- the LOC110646978 gene encoding solanesyl diphosphate synthase 1, chloroplastic has translation MMSMTCHGLDFGGTVFDLAACGCSSNVSMDRRSVRNYARSVSRTCNRDYAARRLLCYWRDIARCRVSSTKTPKTLLNGVTQGPSTLLTLKESRGSIKLKNVFEVVADDLQTLNQNLRSIVGAENPVLMSAADQIFGAGGKRMRPALVFLVSRATAEIVGLKELTMKHRRLAEIIEMIHTASLIHDDVLDESNMRRGKETIHKLYGTRVAVLAGDFMFAQSSWYLANLENIEVIKLISQVIKDFASGEIKQASSLFDCAVELEEYLIKSYYKTASLIAASTKGAAIFSGVESSVAEQMYEYGKNLGLSFQIVDDILDFTQSAEQLGKPTGSDLEKGNLTAPVIFALEKEPKLREIIESEFCETDSLNEAVELVKKCGGIERAQELAKGKADLAIQNLNCLPRGAFRSALEEMVLYNLERIE, from the exons ATGATGTCAATGACATGCCACGGTCTCGATTTTGGAGGGACTGTGTTTGATTTGGCGGCTTGTGGGTGCTCCTCCAATGTTTCAATGGATAGGCGTTCAGTGAGGAATTATGCAAGGTCGGTTTCTAGGACTTGTAATAGGGACTATGCTGCCAGAAGATTGCTTTGCTACTGGAGAGATATTGCTCGGTGTCGTGTTTCTTCGACCAAGACCCCTAAGACTCTGCTTAatg GAGTTACTCAAGGTCCTTCAACACTGTTGACTTTGAAGGAGTCAAGAGGctcaattaaattgaaaaatgtgTTTGAAGTGGTTGCTGATGATCTCCAGACTCTTAACCAAAACCTCCGGTCG ATTGTTGGTGCAGAAAACCCAGTTTTAATGTCTGCAGCTGATCAGATATTTGGTGCCGGTGGGAAGAGGATGCGACCAGCTTTGGTATTCCTAGTGTCAAGAGCCACTGCAGAAATAGTAGGGTTAAA GGAACTTACTATGAAACATAGGCGTTTAGCAGAGATCATTGAGATGATCCATACTGCAAGCTTAATACATGATGATGTACTAGATGAAAGCAACATGCGAAGAG GAAAAGAAACTATTCATAAGCTTTATGGCACAAGGGTGGCAGTACTAGCTGGGGACTTCATGTTTGCACAGTCTTCATGGTACCTAGCAAATCTTGAAAACATTGAAGTCATTAAGCTTATCAGTCAG GTTATTAAGGACTTCGCAAGTGGTGAAATAAAGCAGGCATCTAGTTTGTTCGACTGTGCTGTCGAACTCGAGGAGTATTTGATAAAGAGCTATTACAAAACTGCCTCTTTAATTGCTGCTAGTACCAAAGGAGCTGCTATTTTCAGTGGGGTGGAAAGCAGTGTTGCTGAACAAATGTATGAATATGGTAAGAATCTTGGTCTGTCCTTCCAAATTGTTGATGATATACTGGATTTTACACAGTCAGCGGAGCAGCTGGGGAAGCCAACTGGCAGCGACCTGGAAAAAGGGAACCTCACCGCACCTGTAATATTTGCACTGGAGAAAGAACCAAAGCTGAGAGAAATCATCGAGTCTGAATTCTGTGAGACTGATTCTCTCAATGAAGCCGTTGAGTTAGTTAAGAAGTGTGGGGGAATTGAAAGAGCACAAGAATTAGCAAAGGGGAAAGCTGATCTTGCAATCCAGAATCTTAATTGTCTTCCTCGGGGTGCATTTCGATCAGCTCTCGAGGAAATGGTGTTGTACAATCTCGAACGGATTGAATAG
- the LOC110646976 gene encoding peroxidase N1: MGKCLLVFLFVSCMVATMVEGQGTRVGFYSRTCPQAESIVRTTVQTHFRSNPTIAPGLLRMQFHDCFVHGCDASILIDGANTEKTAGPNLLLRGYEVIDDAKTKLEAACPGVVSCADILALAARDSVVLTNGPSWPVPTGRRDGRVSLASDTANLPGFTDSVDVQKQKFAALGLNTQDLVTLVGGHTIGTTACQFFRYRLYNFTTTGNGADPSIDPAFVPQLKALCPQNGDASKRIALDTGSSNTFDGSFFTNLRNGRGILESDQKLWTDTTTRTFVQRFLGIRGLLGLTFNVEFGRSMVKMSNIGVKTGANGEIRKVCSAIN; this comes from the exons ATGGGCAAGTGCTTATTAGTGTTTCTTTTCGTGAGCTGCATGGTGGCCACCATGGTCGAAGGGCAAGGCACTCGCGTTGGCTTTTATTCAAGGACATGCCCTCAGGCAGAATCCATTGTTAGGACAACAGTCCAAACCCATTTCAGGTCTAATCCTACAATTGCACCTGGTTTGCTGAGGATGCAGTTCCATGACTGTTTCGTGCATGGGTGTGATGCTTCTATTCTCATTGATGGAGCTAACACTGAGAAAACAGCAGGACCTAACCTTCTTCTCAGAGGATATGAAGTCATTGATGATGCCAAGACCAAACTTGAAGCTGCTTGCCCTGGTGTTGTCTCTTGTGCTGACATTTTAGCTCTTGCTGCCCGCGACTCTGTGGTTTtg ACAAATGGACCCAGCTGGCCAGTGCCCACAGGACGTAGAGATGGCAGGGTTTCATTAGCATCTGATACTGCAAATTTGCCTGGGTTCACAGACTCCGTTGATGTGCAAAAGCAGAAGTTTGCAGCTTTGGGTCTTAATACTCAAGATCTTGTTACCCTTGTTG GAGGACACACCATAGGAACTACAGCTTGCCAATTCTTCAGGTACAGACTATATAATTTCACTACAACTGGAAATGGTGCAGATCCATCCATCGACCCAGCATTTGTTCCTCAACTAAAGGCACTTTGCCCACAAAATGGTGATGCCTCCAAACGTATTGCACTTGACACTGGTAGTTCCAACACGTTTGATGGATCTTTCTTCACCAATTTGAGGAATGGGAGAGGAATTCTTGAATCTGATCAGAAGTTGTGGACTGATACTACAACCAGAACCTTTGTTCAACGTTTCTTAGGCATCCGAGGATTGCTTGGCTTGACCTTTAACGTTGAATTTGGAAGATCTATGGTCAAGATGAGCAATATCGGTGTCAAAACTGGTGCCAATGGTGAAATTCGTAAAGTCTGCTCTGCCATAAATTGA